One region of Oryza glaberrima chromosome 7, OglaRS2, whole genome shotgun sequence genomic DNA includes:
- the LOC127779049 gene encoding mixed-linked glucan synthase 2 encodes MAATAASTMSAAAAVTRRINAALRVDATSGDVAAGADGQNGRRSPVAKRVNDGGGGKDDVWVAVDEKDVCGARGGDGAARPPLFRTYKVKGSILHPYRFLILLRLIAIVAFFAWRVRHKNRDGAWLWTMSMVGDVWFGFSWVLNQLPKLSPIKRVPDLAALADRHSGDLPGVDVFVTTVDPVDEPILYTVNTILSILAADYPVDRYACYLSDDGGTLVHYEAMVEVAKFAELWVPFCRKHCVEPRSPENYFAMKTQAYKGGVPGELMSDHRRVRREYEEFKVRIDSLSSTIRQRSDVYNAKHAGENATWMADGTHWPGTWFEPADNHQRGKHAGIVQVLLNHPSCKPRLGLAASAENPVDFSGVDVRLPMLVYISREKRPGYNHQKKAGAMNVMLRVSALLSNAPFVINFDGDHYVNNSQAFRAPMCFMLDGRGRGGENTAFVQFPQRFDDVDPTDRYANHNRVFFDGTMLSLNGLQGPSYLGTGTMFRRVALYGVEPPRWGAAASQIKAMDIANKFGSSTSFVGTMLDGANQERSITPLAVLDESVAGDLAALTACAYEDGTSWGRDVGWVYNIATEDVVTGFRMHRQGWRSVYASVEPAAFRGTAPINLTERLYQILRWSGGSLEMFFSHSNALLAGRRLHPLQRVAYLNMSTYPIVTVFIFFYNLFPVMWLISEQYYIQRPFGEYLLYLVAVIAMIHVIGMFEVKWAGITLLDWCRNEQFYMIGSTGVYPTAVLYMALKLVTGKGIYFRLTSKQTAASSGDKFADLYTVRWVPLLIPTIVIMVVNVAAVGVAVGKAAAWGPLTEPGWLAVLGMVFNVWILVLLYPFALGVMGQWGKRPAVLFVAMAMAVAAVASMYVAFGAPYQAELSGGAASLGKAAASLTGPSG; translated from the exons ATGGCGGCCACCGCGGCTTCCACGatgtccgcggcggcggcagtgactCGCCGGATCAACGCTGCCCTCCGCGTGGACGCCACCAGCGGTGAcgtcgcggccggcgccgacgggcAGAACGGGCGCCGGTCGCCCGTGGCCAAGCGGGTgaacgacggcggtggcggcaaggaTGACGTGTGGGTGGCCGTCGACGAAAAGGACGTGTGCGgggcccgcggcggcgatggcgccgcccggccgccgctgtTCCGGACGTACAAGGTCAAGGGCAGCATCCTTCATCCTTACAGGTTCCTGATCCTTCTTCGACTgatcgccatcgtcgccttctTCGCGTGGCGCGTACGTCACAAGAACCGCGACGGCGCGTGGCTGTGGACAATGTCCATGGTCGGCGACGTCTGGTTCGGCTTCTCGTGGGTGCTCAACCAGCTCCCGAAGCTGAGCCCCATCAAGCGCGTCCCggacctcgccgccctcgccgaccGGCACTCCGGCGACCTACCCGGCGTCGACGTCTTCGTCACCAccgtcgaccccgtcgacgAGCCGATACTCTACACCGTGAACACCATCCtctccatcctcgccgccgactaCCCGGTGGACAGGTACGCCTGCTACCTGTCCGACGACGGCGGGACGCTGGTCCACTACGAGGCCATGGTGGAGGTCGCCAAGTTCGCCGAGCTGTGGGTGCCCTTCTGCCGGAAGCACTGCGTCGAGCCGAGGTCGCCGGAGAACTACTTCGCGATGAAGACGCAGGCGTACAAAGGCGGCGTCCCCGGCGAGCTGATGAGCGATCACCGGCGTGTGCGGCGAGAGTACGAGGAGTTCAAGGTCAGGATCGACTCCCTCTCGAGCACCATTCGCCAGCGATCTGATGTGTACAACGCCAAACATGCCGGCGAAAATGCGACATGGATGGCTGATGGCACACATTGGCCCGGCACATGGTTTGAGCCGGCTGACAACCACCAGAGAGGGAAACATGCTGGAATTGTTCAG GTTTTACTGAACCATCCAAGCTGTAAACCGAGGCTTGGATTGGCGGCGAGTGCTGAGAATCCGGTTGATTTCAGCGGTGTCGACGTGCGGCTCCCCATGCTGGTGTACATCTCGCGCGAGAAGAGGCCCGGATACAACCACCAGAAGAAGGCCGGCGCCATGAACGTGATGCTCCGCGTGTCCGCGCTGCTGTCGAACGCGCCGTTCGTCATCAACTTCGACGGCGACCACTACGTCAACAACTCGCAGGCGTTCAGGGCGCCGATGTGCTTCATGCtcgacggccgcggccgcggcggcgagaacACGGCGTTCGTCCAGTTCCCGCAGCGGTTCGACGACGTTGACCCGACGGACCGGTACGCGAACCATAACCGCGTCTTCTTCGACGGCACCATGCTCTCCCTCAACGGCCTCCAGGGGCCCTCCTACCTCGGCACCGGCACCATGTTCCGCCGCGTCGCGCTCTACGGCGTGGAGCCGCCGCgctggggagcggcggcgagccagATCAAGGCTATGGACATCGCCAACAAGTTCGGCAGCTCGACGTCGTTCGTCGGCACGATGCTGGACGGCGCCAACCAAGAACGGTCGATCACGCCGCTGGCGGTGCTCGACGAGtcggtcgccggcgacctcgccgccctGACGGCGTGCGCGTATGAGGACGGGACGTCATGGGGGAGAGACGTCGGGTGGGTGTACAACATCGCGACGGAGGACGTGGTGACCGGGTTCCGCATGCACCGGCAGGGGTGGCGCTCCGTGTACGCCTCAGTGGAGCCCGCCGCGTTCCGCGGCACGGCGCCGATCAACCTCACCGAGCGCCTCTACCAGATCCTCCGATGGTCGGGCGGCTCGCTCGAGATGTTCTTCTCCCACAGCaacgccctcctcgccggccgccgcctccacccgctGCAGCGCGTCGCCTACCTCAACATGTCGACCTACCCGATCGTGaccgtgttcatcttcttctaCAACCTCTTCCCGGTGATGTGGCTCATCTCCGAGCAGTACTACATCCAGCGGCCGTTCGGCGAGTACCTCCTCtacctcgtcgccgtcatcgccatGATCCACGTGATCGGCATGTTCGAGGTGAAGTGGGCTGGCATCACGCTGCTGGACTGGTGCCGCAACGAGCAGTTCTACATGATCGGATCCACGGGGGTGTACCCGACGGCGGTGCTGTACATGGCGCTCAAGCTCGTCACCGGGAAGGGCATCTACTTCCGCCTCACGTCGAAGCAGACGGCAGCCAGCTCCGGCGACAAGTTCGCCGACCTGTACACCGTGCGGTGGGTGCCTCTGCTGATCCCGACCATCGTCATCATGGTCGTgaacgtcgccgccgtcggggtgGCGgtcggcaaggcggcggcgtgggggccgCTCACCGAGCCGGGGTGGCTCGCCGTGCTCGGGATGGTGTTCAACGTGTGGATCCTGGTGCTCCTCTACCCGTTCGCGCTCGGGGTCATGGGTCAATGGGGGAAGCGGCCGGCCGTGCTGTtcgtggcgatggcgatggccgtcgccgccgtggcgtccATGTACGTCGCCTTCGGTGCACCGTACCAAGCTGAGTTGTCAGGTGGTGCTGCTTCTCTCGGAAaagcggcggcgtcgctgacCGGGCCATCCGGGTAG